One bacterium DNA segment encodes these proteins:
- a CDS encoding metallophosphoesterase translates to MNTKVLIFLLAVVFGSAFAAPPLPAPTLDTVNFIGAEILSRPTNHSVTVSVIPRVALVVRFEYGTDTTYGSLTPAETTVADTPHFFVLGGLLPDLQYYYRMRYVVVANGESLVGPGRTFHTQRPPGEKYVFDVEADPHMLPAQGDTAPAFEQTLATLAADKPDFLVDLGDNFMFDKWKTPAPETILMRVLDYRQWWSEACHSIPLFITLGNHEGEQGWDLDSTPTSTPVLFTNARKRYYWNPVPDGFYTGDTIPEQYVGLRQDYYAWNWGNVQFVVLDPYWHTMTKPHGLETNWDWTLGRAQYDWLKQTLEQSSAKFKFVFIHHLVGGNIDSSARGGIEYAHFYEWGGLRSDSTWGFDSLRSGWGVPIHQLLIDNHVDILWHGHDHFFGKQDTDGIVYQECPQPARARWESLPNQAPKYGYKSGVIMGSRGYTRVTMDDTSAKVEYVRTFLPSETSAVHHNGDVAYSYTIVKHGSGGVDSPKSLPSPASISVSPNPFRTRTAISLQLTAHSPARIAVYDASGRLVRVLASPRPLTPDPWSLIWDGRDQVGAIVPPGVYFVRAADGVRQQIVKVR, encoded by the coding sequence ATGAACACCAAGGTCTTGATTTTCCTTCTCGCTGTTGTCTTTGGTTCGGCGTTTGCGGCGCCGCCTTTGCCCGCACCCACGCTCGACACCGTGAACTTCATCGGCGCTGAGATACTCAGCCGGCCGACCAACCACTCAGTGACGGTCAGTGTCATACCCAGGGTCGCGCTCGTAGTCCGCTTCGAATACGGCACCGACACGACCTACGGCAGCCTGACGCCGGCGGAGACGACCGTGGCCGACACGCCGCACTTCTTCGTGCTCGGCGGGCTACTGCCCGACCTGCAATACTACTACCGAATGCGCTACGTTGTCGTGGCAAACGGCGAATCGCTCGTGGGTCCGGGCCGCACGTTCCACACTCAGCGACCTCCGGGCGAGAAGTATGTCTTCGACGTCGAGGCCGACCCCCACATGCTCCCGGCCCAGGGTGACACAGCGCCGGCGTTTGAGCAGACGCTCGCGACCCTCGCGGCCGACAAGCCCGACTTCCTAGTCGACCTTGGTGACAACTTCATGTTCGACAAGTGGAAGACGCCCGCCCCGGAAACCATCCTGATGCGGGTGCTCGACTACCGCCAATGGTGGAGCGAGGCCTGTCACTCGATACCGCTCTTCATCACTCTCGGTAACCACGAAGGTGAGCAGGGCTGGGACCTCGACTCGACGCCAACGAGTACGCCGGTGCTCTTCACCAACGCCCGCAAACGCTACTACTGGAACCCGGTGCCGGACGGCTTCTACACCGGCGACACCATTCCGGAGCAGTACGTCGGCCTGCGCCAGGACTACTACGCCTGGAACTGGGGCAACGTCCAGTTCGTGGTGCTCGACCCCTACTGGCATACCATGACCAAACCGCACGGTCTGGAGACCAACTGGGACTGGACCCTGGGTCGAGCCCAATACGACTGGCTCAAACAGACGCTCGAGCAAAGCAGCGCGAAGTTCAAGTTCGTATTCATCCACCACCTGGTCGGCGGCAATATCGACTCGTCGGCGCGGGGTGGAATCGAATACGCCCATTTCTACGAATGGGGCGGGCTCCGTTCTGACAGCACCTGGGGCTTCGACTCGCTCCGTTCGGGCTGGGGCGTGCCGATTCACCAACTGCTGATTGACAACCACGTGGACATCCTCTGGCACGGCCACGACCACTTCTTCGGCAAACAGGACACCGACGGCATCGTCTACCAGGAGTGCCCGCAGCCTGCGCGTGCGAGGTGGGAAAGCCTGCCTAACCAAGCGCCCAAGTACGGCTACAAGAGCGGCGTCATCATGGGCAGCCGCGGCTACACGCGGGTCACGATGGACGACACCAGCGCCAAGGTCGAGTACGTCCGCACTTTCCTGCCCAGCGAGACTTCGGCCGTCCACCACAACGGCGACGTCGCCTACTCCTACACTATCGTCAAGCACGGCAGCGGCGGAGTCGATAGTCCAAAGTCATTGCCGAGTCCCGCGTCTATCTCAGTCTCGCCCAACCCATTCCGTACGAGGACGGCTATCAGCTTACAGCTAACGGCTCACAGCCCGGCGCGGATAGCGGTCTACGACGCATCGGGTCGCCTAGTCCGTGTCCTTGCCTCGCCCCGACCCCTGACCCCCGACCCCTGGTCCCTGATCTGGGATGGCCGCGACCAGGTCGGCGCAATTGTGCCGCCCGGCGTTTACTTTGTCAGGGCCGCCGATGGCGTCAGGCAGCAGATTGTCAAAGTGAGATAG
- a CDS encoding DUF4389 domain-containing protein yields MDSLGKTYPVSLTVDYSEQPRNRVSVFFRLFAAIPIAIVLFLLIGSGWHRDVGRGIAYASAGFVVAPALVMILFRQKYPRWWFDWNLNLNRFLFRVSAYLGLLRDEYPSTDEEQSLHLDVVYPDAGTELNRWLPLVKWFLVIPHIVVLCFVDIAAYVCVIIAWFAILFTGKYPRSLFDFVVGVMRWQARVVWYAVLFATDKYPPFSLQD; encoded by the coding sequence ATGGATTCTCTTGGCAAGACGTATCCGGTAAGCCTTACCGTTGACTACTCGGAGCAGCCGCGCAACCGTGTCTCGGTCTTCTTCCGTCTCTTCGCGGCCATTCCGATAGCCATCGTTCTCTTTCTGCTGATAGGCAGCGGCTGGCATCGGGATGTCGGGCGCGGCATCGCCTATGCCAGCGCGGGGTTCGTAGTCGCGCCGGCGCTGGTGATGATTCTCTTCCGGCAGAAGTACCCGCGCTGGTGGTTCGACTGGAACCTGAACCTGAACCGGTTCCTGTTCCGGGTGAGCGCGTACCTGGGGCTGCTGCGTGACGAGTACCCTTCTACCGATGAGGAGCAATCCCTGCACCTCGATGTCGTCTATCCCGACGCCGGGACCGAACTGAATCGCTGGCTGCCGCTGGTGAAGTGGTTTCTCGTCATCCCGCACATCGTCGTGCTCTGTTTCGTTGATATCGCTGCGTACGTCTGCGTCATCATCGCCTGGTTCGCGATTCTGTTCACCGGTAAGTACCCGCGGTCCCTGTTCGACTTCGTGGTCGGGGTGATGCGGTGGCAGGCGCGCGTGGTCTGGTACGCTGTGCTGTTCGCGACCGACAAGTATCCGCCGTTCAGTCTTCAGGACTAG
- a CDS encoding cofactor-independent phosphoglycerate mutase → MKYIVFLADGAADFPVPELGDKTPLQAANKPAIDRIARLGRCGSFVTVDDDMPPGSEVANLTVLGYDPRECYQGRGVIEAASMGVKLNDTDIAMRCNLICIADGRIKNHSAGHISTAEAHELIRCVDRYIGGDDAHFFPGVSYRHLLVLSEPDPPIAIRQSPFANRSGPSFSTDFECFPPHDHVGEKVEDLMIVPKSDDAKPTVARLDDMIRCSWELLPQHSVNKERVKARKDPANSIWFWSQGRKPKMKTLKEQFGITGAVISAVDLIKGLGVYAGLDVIGVPGATGLIDTNYEGKADACLKALEDHDFVFVHVEASDEAGHAKDLKQKVLAIEYLDSRLVARVMKGIEDMGTGPRSSVLGPVTVAVLPDHLTPVAKGNHVHGPVPVAILTPGLTPDSVQTYDEAACATGSLGLLHGNQFIRTVLGLQ, encoded by the coding sequence ATGAAGTACATCGTTTTTCTCGCCGACGGTGCGGCCGACTTCCCCGTGCCTGAACTCGGCGACAAGACCCCACTTCAGGCCGCGAACAAGCCTGCCATCGACCGGATCGCCCGGCTCGGCCGCTGCGGCTCGTTCGTGACGGTTGATGACGACATGCCGCCGGGCTCCGAGGTCGCAAACCTGACCGTGCTCGGGTATGACCCACGTGAATGCTACCAGGGTCGCGGTGTCATCGAGGCCGCCTCGATGGGCGTGAAGCTGAACGACACCGACATTGCCATGCGGTGCAACCTCATCTGCATCGCTGACGGCCGAATCAAGAACCACTCGGCCGGACACATTTCGACCGCGGAGGCGCACGAACTCATCCGCTGCGTCGACCGCTATATCGGCGGCGACGACGCCCACTTCTTCCCCGGCGTTTCCTACCGCCACCTCCTCGTGCTGTCCGAACCCGATCCGCCAATCGCCATTCGCCAATCGCCATTCGCCAATCGCTCTGGTCCCTCGTTCTCTACTGACTTCGAGTGCTTCCCGCCCCACGACCACGTCGGCGAGAAGGTCGAGGACCTGATGATTGTACCGAAGTCCGATGATGCCAAGCCGACGGTTGCCCGGTTAGACGACATGATTCGCTGCTCCTGGGAACTGCTGCCCCAGCACTCGGTCAACAAGGAACGGGTCAAAGCGCGCAAGGACCCGGCCAACTCCATCTGGTTCTGGTCCCAGGGCCGCAAGCCGAAGATGAAGACGCTGAAAGAGCAGTTCGGCATCACCGGCGCGGTTATCTCGGCGGTCGACCTGATTAAGGGCCTCGGCGTCTACGCCGGGCTCGATGTAATTGGCGTACCCGGCGCCACCGGCCTGATTGACACCAACTACGAAGGCAAGGCCGACGCCTGTCTGAAGGCTCTTGAAGACCACGATTTCGTCTTCGTCCACGTCGAGGCCTCGGATGAGGCGGGACACGCCAAGGACTTGAAGCAGAAGGTCCTCGCCATCGAGTACCTCGACTCGCGCCTTGTCGCGCGAGTCATGAAGGGCATTGAGGACATGGGAACCGGTCCCCGGTCCTCGGTCCTCGGTCCTGTAACTGTGGCGGTCCTGCCCGACCACCTCACGCCTGTCGCAAAGGGGAACCACGTCCACGGCCCTGTCCCGGTCGCTATTCTCACGCCCGGCCTTACGCCCGACTCGGTCCAGACCTACGATGAGGCCGCGTGCGCAACGGGCAGCCTCGGACTGCTCCACGGCAACCAGTTCATCCGAACCGTCCTCGGCCTGCAATGA
- a CDS encoding M42 family metallopeptidase, producing the protein MRIDEQLTDYVVEQVVRLVKTPSLAGHTDNAISYAEEELSRAGVKHRRTGRGALLATLEGRETGPQRALTAHVDTLGAMVKQLGGDGSLLFTPVGGYALGTVEGEYVTVETGAGKLLRGTILFDEPSAHVSKKINDTKREFENMRIRLDAEVRDAKGLAKLGIAVGDYIHFDPRCEVTDTGFIKTRHLDDKAGVACLLGALKALADSRQKPGLTTHFLFSTSEEVGFGASAGIPDEVTELVAVDMGAVGKGQESDEYSVCICAKDSTGPFDYALRQRLVKLCRSQKIPFKVDIYPFYGSDAAVAVRAGLDAVTGLIGPGINASHNLERTHRKALAATVRLILAYLEAR; encoded by the coding sequence ATGAGAATAGATGAGCAACTGACCGACTACGTTGTAGAACAAGTCGTGCGGCTGGTGAAGACGCCGAGCCTCGCCGGCCACACTGACAATGCAATCAGCTACGCCGAAGAGGAGCTGTCCCGCGCCGGCGTGAAGCATCGGCGCACCGGGCGCGGCGCGCTGCTGGCGACGCTGGAGGGCCGTGAAACTGGCCCGCAACGGGCTCTAACCGCCCACGTCGATACCCTCGGCGCTATGGTGAAGCAACTCGGCGGCGACGGTTCATTGCTGTTCACACCGGTCGGCGGCTACGCTCTCGGAACTGTCGAGGGCGAGTACGTCACGGTCGAGACCGGCGCAGGGAAACTCCTACGCGGCACCATCCTGTTCGACGAGCCGTCCGCTCATGTCAGCAAGAAGATCAACGACACCAAGCGGGAATTCGAGAACATGAGAATCAGACTCGACGCCGAAGTGCGGGACGCCAAAGGTCTCGCAAAGCTGGGCATCGCGGTCGGCGACTACATCCACTTCGATCCGCGCTGCGAGGTGACCGACACCGGTTTCATCAAGACCCGCCACCTCGACGACAAGGCCGGCGTTGCCTGCCTGCTCGGCGCGCTCAAGGCATTGGCCGACTCCCGTCAGAAGCCCGGCCTGACCACGCACTTCCTTTTCAGCACGTCGGAGGAGGTCGGGTTCGGCGCCTCGGCCGGCATTCCCGATGAGGTCACCGAGCTGGTTGCGGTAGACATGGGCGCGGTCGGCAAGGGACAGGAGTCGGACGAGTACTCGGTCTGCATCTGCGCCAAGGATTCGACCGGGCCTTTTGACTACGCCTTGCGACAGCGGCTGGTGAAGCTATGCCGCTCGCAGAAGATACCCTTCAAGGTCGACATCTACCCGTTCTACGGCTCGGACGCGGCAGTTGCGGTGCGGGCCGGGCTCGATGCCGTCACCGGGCTAATCGGGCCGGGCATCAACGCGTCCCACAATCTTGAAAGGACTCACCGCAAGGCGCTCGCCGCGACGGTGAGGCTGATTCTCGCTTACCTCGAAGCACGATAG
- the thrC gene encoding threonine synthase: MSGLLYSTNLRSPDVDLKGALLQGQAPDKGLYIPSEIPRIPMEEIVGFRDKTYPEIAFAVLKRYTQGLIPDDELMRLCGECYNYDVPLEKVHDRYFLMRLDQGPTASFKDFAARMMARMMRYFLAQEGGELVILTATSGDTGSAVAHAFHNVDRISMVVLFPIKEVSDRQRKQMTTLGGNVTVIGVDGQFDDCQALVKRAFTDPELKRIRFSSANSINIGRLLPQAVYYLYAWAKLQENNEAAIISVPSGNFGDICGGLIAREMGLPVARYVIATNANDEFPKFIATGRYEKIVPSRVCISNAMNVGHPSNLPRLVALYGGVMDEQGKVTKEPDFAAMRRDIYSTSVDDAGTRQAIRDAWAKYNTMLEPHGAVGWAGLERYLAEEGQRDKGTKGQSGPAGHSIPRSLDPSIPQPLSISIETAHPAKFPEEIQRLLSVDPPLPPSLAGLDAKPEHYEKGPNDYGWFSDFLQRKFPRG; the protein is encoded by the coding sequence ATGTCGGGCCTCCTCTACTCTACCAATCTTCGCTCTCCCGACGTTGACCTCAAGGGCGCTCTGCTGCAGGGCCAGGCCCCGGACAAGGGCCTGTACATTCCGAGTGAAATCCCCCGCATCCCGATGGAAGAAATCGTCGGGTTCCGTGACAAGACCTACCCGGAAATCGCCTTCGCGGTCCTGAAGCGTTACACGCAGGGCCTGATTCCCGACGACGAACTGATGCGTCTCTGTGGTGAGTGCTACAACTACGACGTGCCGCTTGAGAAGGTCCACGACCGGTACTTCCTTATGCGCCTCGACCAAGGCCCAACCGCAAGCTTCAAGGACTTCGCGGCCCGTATGATGGCACGGATGATGCGGTACTTCCTCGCGCAGGAGGGCGGTGAACTGGTCATCCTGACCGCCACTTCCGGCGACACCGGCTCGGCAGTCGCGCACGCGTTCCACAACGTCGACCGCATCTCGATGGTTGTGCTCTTCCCAATCAAGGAAGTCTCGGACCGCCAGCGCAAGCAGATGACCACGCTCGGCGGCAACGTCACGGTTATCGGCGTCGACGGCCAGTTCGACGACTGCCAGGCCTTGGTGAAGCGTGCCTTCACTGACCCGGAACTGAAGCGCATCCGCTTCTCCTCGGCCAACTCCATCAACATCGGCCGGCTCCTGCCGCAAGCGGTCTACTATCTCTACGCGTGGGCCAAGCTGCAAGAGAACAACGAGGCAGCCATCATTTCCGTTCCGTCCGGCAACTTCGGAGACATCTGCGGCGGTCTGATTGCGCGGGAGATGGGCCTGCCGGTCGCACGATACGTCATCGCCACTAACGCCAACGACGAGTTCCCGAAGTTCATCGCCACCGGTAGGTACGAGAAGATCGTGCCTTCGCGCGTCTGCATCTCCAATGCGATGAACGTCGGCCATCCCTCGAACCTGCCGCGTCTCGTCGCCCTGTACGGCGGCGTTATGGACGAGCAGGGCAAGGTGACGAAGGAACCCGACTTCGCGGCCATGCGGCGAGACATCTACTCGACGAGCGTCGACGACGCGGGAACGCGGCAGGCAATCAGGGACGCCTGGGCGAAGTACAATACAATGCTCGAACCGCACGGCGCAGTCGGCTGGGCCGGGCTTGAACGCTACCTCGCAGAAGAGGGACAAAGGGATAAAGGGACAAAGGGACAAAGTGGCCCGGCCGGGCACTCGATCCCTCGATCCCTTGATCCCTCTATCCCTCAACCTCTTTCGATCTCTATCGAAACCGCCCACCCGGCCAAGTTCCCCGAAGAAATCCAGCGCCTGCTCAGCGTCGACCCGCCGCTACCACCATCCCTTGCTGGCCTGGATGCTAAACCCGAGCACTACGAGAAGGGCCCGAATGACTACGGGTGGTTCTCCGATTTCCTGCAGCGGAAGTTCCCAAGGGGTTGA
- a CDS encoding PLP-dependent transferase: MDHSTPPSPSEGLKKYIERANQALASHKRDIAQARKRRFDTIAVHGLYTATEAIEKNQGAIIEPIFASSGQAYRDSDEMEAAQSGQIPTWAYIRIHNPTLSYLEDTLALLETYGTDVDAGCVVYSSGMAAIENMSDTLLVRQGNDPINFVAQCQIYGGTFQQFNVRKMQERGIEVRWILDPNNIDEWRSKIDKNTRFLYGELPSNPGLVFFDLAKPIALAHEHGLPFVTDSTIATPALMRPFAYGADIVVHSVTKTMSSSGTGTAGAIIARRPIVTNIPNDRMKADFCTYLRDYPHRDQGGCLHPYQALSTMGDLRTLRTRIDVWSQSALKVARFLEKQPSVMDVNYLGLEHHPLYPVASKYLWLVDSEHDDRYGKKVNRYGHLLSFRVKDGPLAARKVFDKLQLIMRVTDLGRVKSIATIPSISTHLQQGEESRKMAHIPPDLIRLSVGAEHPDDIVCDLEQALSAVK, translated from the coding sequence ATGGATCATTCGACCCCGCCTTCGCCGAGCGAGGGCTTGAAGAAGTACATCGAACGCGCCAACCAGGCGCTGGCATCACACAAGCGCGACATAGCCCAGGCCCGCAAGCGCCGCTTCGACACTATTGCGGTTCACGGCCTCTACACCGCGACCGAGGCGATTGAGAAGAATCAGGGCGCGATAATCGAACCGATCTTCGCCAGCTCGGGCCAGGCCTACCGCGACTCCGACGAGATGGAGGCCGCGCAGTCCGGCCAGATTCCGACCTGGGCCTACATCCGTATCCACAACCCGACCTTGAGCTACCTCGAGGATACACTCGCGTTGCTCGAGACCTATGGCACCGACGTCGACGCCGGCTGCGTGGTCTATTCGTCGGGCATGGCGGCAATCGAGAACATGAGCGACACGCTGCTGGTCAGACAGGGCAACGACCCCATCAACTTCGTCGCCCAGTGCCAGATCTACGGCGGCACCTTCCAGCAGTTCAACGTCCGCAAGATGCAGGAGCGCGGCATTGAGGTGCGGTGGATTCTCGACCCGAACAACATCGATGAGTGGCGCTCCAAGATCGACAAGAACACCCGTTTCCTCTACGGCGAGTTGCCGTCCAACCCCGGCCTTGTTTTCTTCGACCTGGCGAAGCCGATTGCCCTCGCCCACGAGCATGGCCTGCCGTTCGTCACCGACTCGACCATCGCCACGCCGGCCTTGATGCGGCCGTTCGCGTACGGGGCAGACATTGTGGTCCACTCGGTCACCAAGACGATGAGCTCTTCGGGCACCGGCACCGCCGGCGCCATCATCGCCCGCAGGCCCATCGTGACCAACATCCCGAACGACCGGATGAAAGCCGACTTCTGCACCTACCTGCGCGACTATCCGCACCGCGACCAAGGCGGTTGCCTTCACCCGTACCAGGCGCTTTCGACCATGGGCGACCTTCGCACACTGCGGACGCGCATCGACGTCTGGTCCCAGAGCGCGCTCAAGGTAGCACGCTTCTTGGAGAAGCAGCCGTCGGTGATGGACGTCAACTACCTCGGTCTCGAACACCATCCGCTCTACCCTGTAGCAAGCAAGTATCTCTGGCTGGTGGACTCCGAGCACGACGACCGCTACGGCAAGAAGGTCAACCGTTACGGCCATCTGCTCTCGTTCCGCGTGAAAGACGGGCCGCTGGCCGCGCGCAAGGTCTTCGACAAGCTGCAGCTCATCATGCGTGTAACCGATCTCGGCCGCGTGAAGTCCATCGCTACGATTCCATCTATCTCCACTCACCTCCAGCAGGGCGAAGAGTCGCGCAAGATGGCCCACATCCCGCCCGACCTCATCCGCCTGTCCGTGGGCGCCGAGCATCCGGACGACATAGTCTGCGATCTAGAGCAAGCCTTGAGTGCAGTGAAATAG
- a CDS encoding polymer-forming cytoskeletal protein, translating into MTRLPTRLLFLLSSLFAFTLAAEFVGGPSYTLPAEETRIGDIYFGGTMMRIEGRLDGSALAGAQSINVSGPVTRNLFLAAQSVDASGAVAGDIVAICATLNVNGTVGGAVRAGAGTIYINGGVGQDVLAGCANLVIGKNAEVRGDIAAACRSLDIDGVVRGDIKAVARQVRISGSIDGDVDVTVTDKLTLTPDARIYGNLRYRSSKKLDIGNPDMVFGNIEHVQLPSPSEIKEMKPRPGTFVTFFLPFTILSIIGALVVGFLLVAIWKQALDEGIARSFAHWGRTLGFGTIGFLIGPMSILIAFALIITIPAGLIAGAAYLVSLYLAKVLAGLFSGRLLFRVFGSPDVSLWWAAPVGIIVVFGLCAIPVAGWAIWLISMAVGFGVIAELLGMSRTA; encoded by the coding sequence ATGACAAGACTTCCGACCCGGCTTCTTTTCCTCCTCTCTTCACTATTCGCGTTCACCCTCGCTGCGGAGTTTGTCGGCGGGCCGAGCTACACTCTGCCGGCCGAGGAAACGCGCATTGGAGACATCTACTTCGGCGGCACAATGATGCGCATCGAGGGACGGCTCGACGGTTCGGCTCTGGCTGGTGCCCAGTCCATCAATGTCTCGGGTCCGGTCACACGCAACCTCTTTCTCGCCGCCCAAAGCGTGGACGCCTCCGGCGCCGTAGCCGGTGACATCGTGGCCATCTGTGCCACGCTCAACGTCAACGGCACCGTAGGCGGCGCAGTTCGCGCCGGCGCCGGCACGATCTACATCAACGGCGGGGTGGGCCAGGATGTGCTGGCCGGTTGCGCGAACCTTGTCATCGGCAAGAACGCGGAGGTGCGGGGCGACATTGCCGCAGCCTGCCGGTCGCTCGACATCGACGGTGTAGTGCGCGGCGACATCAAGGCGGTTGCCAGACAGGTTAGGATATCGGGCTCGATTGACGGCGACGTTGACGTGACCGTGACCGACAAGCTGACGCTCACTCCTGACGCGCGCATCTACGGAAACCTGCGCTACCGCTCGAGCAAGAAACTGGACATCGGCAACCCCGACATGGTGTTCGGCAATATCGAGCACGTGCAGCTTCCATCGCCCAGCGAGATCAAGGAAATGAAGCCCCGGCCCGGCACGTTCGTCACTTTCTTCCTGCCGTTCACAATCCTGTCGATAATCGGCGCGCTTGTGGTCGGATTCCTGCTGGTGGCGATCTGGAAGCAGGCACTGGACGAAGGTATCGCCCGCTCGTTTGCCCACTGGGGTCGGACCCTCGGGTTCGGCACGATCGGGTTCCTCATCGGGCCGATGAGCATCCTGATCGCGTTCGCGCTCATCATCACGATTCCCGCCGGCCTTATCGCCGGCGCTGCGTATCTTGTCAGCCTCTACCTCGCCAAGGTGCTCGCAGGTTTGTTCTCCGGCCGGCTCCTCTTCCGGGTGTTCGGCTCGCCTGACGTATCGCTGTGGTGGGCCGCGCCGGTCGGTATCATCGTCGTCTTTGGCCTGTGCGCCATCCCCGTCGCGGGATGGGCGATCTGGCTCATAAGCATGGCCGTTGGTTTCGGGGTCATCGCCGAGCTGCTCGGCATGTCCCGCACCGCTTAG
- a CDS encoding TldD/PmbA family protein, translated as MDNLKPFLADVLSGVASQYADIRIQESEHARVVYRGRELDEIGRAFERGGCIRVFHNGNWGTASFNQVDEKLKELAREVAAAVEAMPEKPETLGQLPALTESVSVPEAGDPRKVPLAEKQALIKHYNDILRKTTGITTTMSAYSDSFRRISFLSSEDRFITQESVHTGFACEAVARDGNNVQDYHDTFGKTEGFASLQNREPMVERVGKVAVDLLKAEPVAAGKYDVIIDPLLGGVFAHEAFGHLSEADFLASNERLRELMKVGTKYGVDELTIVDDGTMPGERGSFRFDDEGSEAERTELIRDGRIAGHLHDRQSAQRMGEKVTGNARAVSYRFAPIVRMSNTYIEPRSYNIEDMLESMEHGLYVCGSRGGMTELESFTFSAQYAWLVEGGKQRKLLRDVTLSGNVFETLKNIAMIGDDLVMFGGLGGCGKGGQSPLPVGLGAPHVLLRNVVIGGR; from the coding sequence ATGGATAACCTGAAGCCGTTTCTCGCGGACGTGCTGAGTGGAGTGGCGAGTCAGTATGCCGATATCCGGATTCAGGAGTCGGAGCATGCCCGCGTCGTCTATCGCGGCCGCGAGCTGGACGAAATCGGCCGCGCGTTTGAGCGAGGCGGGTGCATCCGCGTGTTCCACAACGGCAATTGGGGAACCGCGAGCTTCAACCAGGTCGACGAGAAGCTGAAGGAACTGGCCCGCGAAGTGGCCGCAGCGGTCGAGGCCATGCCCGAAAAGCCCGAGACTCTGGGGCAGCTACCGGCGCTGACCGAAAGCGTCAGCGTACCCGAGGCGGGTGACCCGCGCAAGGTCCCGCTGGCCGAGAAGCAGGCGCTGATCAAGCATTACAACGACATCCTGCGCAAGACCACGGGCATCACGACGACCATGTCGGCCTACTCCGACTCGTTCCGCCGGATTTCGTTCCTTTCCTCCGAGGACCGGTTCATCACGCAGGAGTCGGTCCATACCGGTTTTGCCTGCGAAGCGGTGGCGCGCGACGGCAACAACGTGCAGGACTATCACGACACGTTCGGCAAGACCGAGGGCTTTGCTTCGCTTCAGAACCGCGAGCCGATGGTAGAGCGCGTCGGCAAGGTCGCGGTTGACCTGCTGAAGGCCGAGCCCGTGGCGGCGGGCAAGTACGACGTCATCATCGACCCGCTGCTGGGTGGCGTCTTTGCCCATGAGGCGTTCGGGCACCTGAGCGAAGCCGACTTTCTTGCGTCCAATGAGCGGCTGCGAGAGCTGATGAAGGTCGGGACCAAGTACGGCGTCGATGAGCTGACCATAGTGGATGATGGGACGATGCCGGGCGAGCGCGGGAGCTTCCGGTTCGACGATGAGGGCAGCGAGGCAGAACGGACGGAATTGATCAGGGATGGACGCATCGCCGGGCATCTGCACGACCGGCAGAGCGCCCAGAGGATGGGCGAGAAGGTGACGGGCAACGCCCGCGCGGTATCGTACCGGTTCGCGCCCATCGTGCGGATGAGCAACACCTACATCGAGCCGCGGTCGTACAACATCGAGGACATGCTGGAATCGATGGAGCACGGGCTGTACGTGTGCGGGTCGCGCGGCGGGATGACCGAGCTCGAGTCGTTCACGTTCTCGGCGCAGTACGCATGGCTCGTCGAAGGCGGGAAGCAGCGGAAGCTGCTGCGCGACGTCACGCTTTCCGGGAACGTGTTCGAGACCCTGAAGAACATCGCCATGATCGGGGACGACCTGGTGATGTTCGGTGGGCTCGGCGGGTGCGGCAAAGGCGGGCAGTCGCCTTTGCCGGTCGGACTCGGCGCCCCGCACGTGTTGTTACGGAATGTAGTGATCGGAGGAAGATAG